GCCGTACAGGTGCCGCGGGAGCTGTCGGCGCGGGTGCCGGCCGAGCAGCGCGGGCCGGGGCTGGACCGGGACGACGTACGGCTGCTCGTGTCGCGGGGGACCGCGGTGTCGCATCACCGGTTCGCCGAGCTGCCCCGGCAGTTGCGGGCCGGGGATCTGCTCGTCGTCAACACGTCGTCGACGCTGGCCGCGGCCGTGGACGGGCGGGTGGGGCACGCGCGCGTGGTGGTGCACTTCTCCATGTGCGGGGACGACGGGCGGTGGGCCGTCGAGCTGCGGGATCCCGATGGGACGGGCACCACGCGCGCGCGTGCGGGTGTCTCGGGGGCGGTTGTGCGGCTGCCTGAGGGTGTGGGGCTGGTTCTTGAGGAGCCGCTGACCGGGCGAGGTCACCGGCTGTGGTGGGCGCGGGTGGACGGGCAGGTGCTGTCTCTGCTGCGGGAGTACGGGCGGCCCATTCGCTACTCCTATACGGAACGGGATCAGCCGTTGTCCGTGTATCAGACGGTGTTCGCGCTGCCGTCCCGCGACGGGGCGGGCAGTGCGGAGATGCCGAGTGCCGCGCGGCCCTTCACCGCGCGGCTGGTGACGGAGCTGGTGAGCCGCGGCGTGCGGTTCGCGCCCGTCAGCCTGCACACCGGGGTCGCGTCGGCGGAGGCGCACGAGGCGCCGTATCCGGAGCGGTTCGCGGTGCCGGAGGCCTCGGCGCGGCTGATCAACGCCGTCCGGGCCGGGGACGGGCGGGTCGTGGCGGTCGGTACGACGGCTGTGCGGGCGGTGGAGTCCGCGGCGGGGCCGGACGGTGTCGTCCGGGCGGCCGAGGGGTGGACCGACCTGGTGGTGACGCCCGAGCGCGGCGTACGGGTCGTGGACGGGCTGCTGACGGGGCTGCACGAGCCGGAGGCATCGCATCTGCTGATGCTGGAGGCGGTCGCGGGGCGGGCCGCGATCGACCGGGGGTACGAGGAGGCGGTGCGCGAGCGGTACCTGTGGCACGAGTTCGGGGACGTGCATCTCCTCCTCCCGGCCGAGGCCGGAAACGGAACCTCACACTGAGCATTGCTCTCGCAACTAACAGTGAAACGACTGTCCGCTCCCTGTGACCCCGCACATAGGGTCCACATCACTTACTAGGGCCCATAGGAGACAAACGCCCACTCGGTGAGCGGGAAAGACGCTCCTATCTGTCCTATTTTGCC
This genomic interval from Streptomyces sp. B21-083 contains the following:
- a CDS encoding S-adenosylmethionine:tRNA ribosyltransferase-isomerase, translating into MTSAVQVPRELSARVPAEQRGPGLDRDDVRLLVSRGTAVSHHRFAELPRQLRAGDLLVVNTSSTLAAAVDGRVGHARVVVHFSMCGDDGRWAVELRDPDGTGTTRARAGVSGAVVRLPEGVGLVLEEPLTGRGHRLWWARVDGQVLSLLREYGRPIRYSYTERDQPLSVYQTVFALPSRDGAGSAEMPSAARPFTARLVTELVSRGVRFAPVSLHTGVASAEAHEAPYPERFAVPEASARLINAVRAGDGRVVAVGTTAVRAVESAAGPDGVVRAAEGWTDLVVTPERGVRVVDGLLTGLHEPEASHLLMLEAVAGRAAIDRGYEEAVRERYLWHEFGDVHLLLPAEAGNGTSH